From the genome of Botrytis cinerea B05.10 chromosome 7, complete sequence:
TCGTCGCtcgttttccttttcccaGTATTCCGTACGATATATATCCCAATTTTCTCTGAAATTAGGAGAGAAAGGTTTGGGAAGCAATAAAAGCTTCACGTAATCTCCACCGGGTGCCAAGTCTTCTTCATAACGTTTcgtatcatcatcatcatgtatATTCCGTAGCGCATGATGCCCTCCATTCTTCGTAGCCTTCTCCGACTCTTTCAATAACGATTGATCCACAAAACGATATGAGCTCCCACCGCTGCTGCCCGAGAACAAGCCGTAcgaaaatagaaatgataaTGCCGACAATAATTCCTTCCACCATGATTGCTTAATAACCACCAGCTTACAATTAAATCCTCGAAGCCCTCTGTTCGTAATACCCACAAATCTCCGCGGCCATCGAATGCCTCGCTCCCATTGTCCAGTCCCCCAGATTAATAGTGCTGTTACTATACCGCCCATGAAACACATTTTCTCCGTCATCTCCACAACCCAGTATACAGATCCGCCTACACCACTACCGTCTTCTCTCGGTGCCAGGAACAAGGCATACCCAAACCATATAATCCATAGCCCCAGCAAACTTAAAAAGAACGCATGTTGCCGCCTTCGCGTGCGAAGTTGTAGCCACTGTGCGCGTAGTGAAGCTTCGAGGATTAGAAGATTAAGGTAGATCTGcgggggagaagagggaagggACGCGAGAGGATCAGTGATGGAAGGCTCGGACGGTGTAACACCAGTAGTTGGGATAGGAGGAATATGGGCTCCTGGAGGCGGAGCGCCTTTGACTATCTGGTCGAGATTAGACATCGCGATGGATGAACGTCTGTAGTATGTGAAGCTATGGCAGTATCATCGTGCTCTCCTCGTAGCTGTTGTGGAACGGTAGAATTGGAGGCTGGTGCGCAATGAGTGGAAAATGTTGGGAAGCACGAAGTTGTTCTGAAAGTcgtaaaaaagaaaagcgcTGTTGGGTAAACAAAGTCCAGTATCAGCTACCAATAGAATAAATTTGGAGTTGTGGAGCAATATGGGGTGGCATAGTTCATTCACCGATAGTACTGGTATGCTGGTATGCTGGTATGCACGTATGaagttgggttgggttgagGTTCAATATTCCAGAAGCTCGGCAATGATAACTTTTAGGTGTGACGGAACATGCAAGCAGCTGACACC
Proteins encoded in this window:
- the Bcspo7 gene encoding Bcspo7 — its product is MSNLDQIVKGAPPPGAHIPPIPTTGVTPSEPSITDPLASLPSSPPQIYLNLLILEASLRAQWLQLRTRRRQHAFFLSLLGLWIIWFGYALFLAPREDGSGVGGSVYWVVEMTEKMCFMGGIVTALLIWGTGQWERGIRWPRRFVGITNRGLRGFNCKLVVIKQSWWKELLSALSFLFSYGLFSGSSGGSSYRFVDQSLLKESEKATKNGGHHALRNIHDDDDTKRYEEDLAPGGDYVKLLLLPKPFSPNFRENWDIYRTEYWEKENERRKILRQKLKERERKLAKQQGGWLWWTGYRGWSSGHATDVEKIHHRPRRQSTASKRDRSASVRSHSHSRNSSRSATPTAEADERPGSSHTRKASSASTASERRRKKTLSVPTSGQKLAPPSPRVGAGGSRSSTPDVPSPLVRESSYTSLSSLDSERPVTPLSGDADSASTRSLRSSTKGKSGNLRASRIDALAAEGGDEK